The nucleotide sequence GCTTCCATCCTGGCACCTGCACAGGACCCCACAgtgtcagcccccacccccgagtCCTGGTCACAAACCCAGAGCCGCCAGCCAACATcccctggacactactgtgctaCCCACAGGCGAGGAGGAAGGGGAAACCTTTGTgcctccctggggcagcaggcagcagggGATGGGCAGTCATCAGCGTTTCCATGGGCGGGGAGGCAGGAACACTCCCGTGGGGCTTCGGAGGGGAAGAAaggtgtggggcagaggtggtAAACCTGAGGATCCGTGGGGCAAGGGTAACTGGGGGGCTGGAGCTCCCCGAgggctccatggggcaggggttgtgggggaggaggggctcatCTGGGGCTTCGTGGGGAGAGTCAATGTGAGGGCAGGTGGGGACTTCCtggtggctgcagggagagggataattggggagcagagggggctcaCCTGGGGCTCCATGGTGGGCGGTGAAGGGTCCCTGTCTCCGTTGACAGATGCTCACACCCGATCCTGGTGCAATGGGCTCCCAGCGTGGCTCggtgcagcccaggacctggggagctgggcacagggaaCAGGGTGGGGAGCTGAACAAGAGTTCTGTTGGAGAGGGAATTTCGGCAACATGTGCaggcgtgcctcagtttccctctgggCTTTGCGTTGGAGTATACGCAGCTCTTGGGCCAGGGGAGAGACAGGAGGTGTCAGCTCAGGCCGCTGCCTGGGGTGGAACCAAGGGTCAGGGAAGAGCTGGCTCAAACCCACCCAGATTGGTGAAGAAGCTGGAAAGACAAGGGGCTGGCAACTGACAAGCAAGAGGGAGGGGACTTCCCCCCGCCCACAGGCAAGCTGGGCAAAGACCCCAGCTCGAGAACCCAGGGACAGGTACCAACCGGCTGTGGGGGAAAACAGCTTTTGCACAGAGACAAGTCCACACACCAGGAGTTCAGAGCACAgggacagagccagagccaagGGGCTTTCAACACTGCATAACTTAAAGCAGCCTCAGCCAGGGGGACTCTCCCTTAATGCCTGCGGCTGACAGCCTGAACAATCACACGGAGCTGGCTGCGCACTGGGTCCCACCTGCCCTGGTCAGGTTCCTTTCCTAGGCAGCCACTTCCCAGCTAATGGAGAAGTGGGTGAAACATGCCCAGACGTAGTATTTAATACAGGCCATGTGCTAGGCCAGGATTGATGCCAGAATAAGCTCAGAATGTGccgggctccctctaattttttaccatccatgggtagaacaaattttgttctgtgcactaaggcatgtgcaggcGTGCACCACCAAGGCTGTGCCGCTCAGCTGGGTGGGTTCTGAGTCtctcccaagcactcagcttacacagAATACTGGCAAAGTGGGTTCCTGCCCGCTTCCTCCGTCCAGTCCTGCGCTACGCCTACTTACAAGTTACGGAGGCCTCTGGGGACAGAGATGGAGGGGAAGAAAGCGCTGCCAACCAGAAGGGAGTTTTGATTCTGTTCACACCGTCTCCGGAATCCGACGACCAAGGAAAGAGGAAGCAGGAATGGTGTTTTATACCCTTCCTTATGGTAATACACAGCTGCTAACCATATTTGATCTGTAACCCTGATTATAATAAGGTCATTCGCTGGCCCCATCCAATCAAGGCCTTTGGGGTGTCCAGAGCTCAGCATCAAGGATTAATATTCATGATTTGCAGCGCTTATTTCTTAATTCCTTATCTGTTCATTCCTGGGTGTCAGTGCGGTCTAACGGCTTAGCCCTTGCAAGCAACTGCATTGCTAAAGGGCCCAGCATTGCTGGCTGGCAGAACCTTGTGGTGTCCTGGACCCGTTTGTGGTTCCCTGTTTGTCTCTCAGAAGGACAGTGTAAAATATCAGACCTCGGGCAGGTGGTCTCCTTAGATCAGCAGTTAATATTGCCCAAGAACCAATGTTACACAGACTTTATTGGAAACATTAAGCAGCCGAACTCTTAAGTTTTGATAATAATGCTGCTCAAATGGTTAAAGGTGGAactcaaaagcattttaaattagcTGGTGCCATCGCTACTCTTAGAGGAATAGCAAGGCTGCCAAGAGAACCTCCTGCCAAACTGGCAGGCAGGATTCAAACGTACCTTTAGATAACAAAGGGGGAAATTGATACAGAAAAACAATTGATACGAAAGACATTGATACAAAAATGTATTGATAAATTTATTGAAAATTGATAGTGCCCCCGGAGCGATGGAATGAGTGAATGTGGTGGTGAGACTGAGAGTAAATCTCTGCCTTGGAAGGAATGGATTGAAAAACATGGAAATTACTTTTAAGCAACAGGAGGGACCCCCGTGCACGAGTCAAAACTCAGCTGGCCCAGTGGAGAGCAGAGAGATTCGGATACTCTCTCCCCGTGACTGCAGCCGGGGTTGGAGAGACCACGAATGGCAAGAGGCAGCGTGAGTCGAGCGAACGCGTGGGCACTGCCTGGGATTTTAAAGCAGGAGAGGACAAGAGGCTGCAGCAGCGCACCTGCAGGCTTGCACCATTAGCGGTAAATCTAAGAAGTCAGGAAAAAGCTGTAACAAAAGTTGCTCAAGTAAATACGTTAACTCGCGAGCGGAACGATCCCACTGTGCTCACGTTGCCCGGTGCGCACACCCTCCTGGAGACGTGTGCCGCTTCCGCAGGAGAAAGCTTAGCTGAAGCGGGAACTGTAAAACAATGATCAGCGatgtagccgagttagtctgcgtCTACGAaaccaacaggaagtcctgtggcaccttagagactgccagagattttggagcatcagcttttgtgggcaaagaaccgcttcgACAGAcgcgtgcatctgacaaagcgggtcttcgcccacaagagctgatgctccaaaatctctgtttgtCTATATAAAATAATTGGAAATCATTTTCAATTTTCCAAATACGCGTATTAAACAAATGCTTATGGCAATGAAGGAATTTAAGATGTGACTCTGATCTCAATGGGGCTTGCGACTCAGAGTGTAAAAGCAATAAAATTgaacctcccacccccaaaggAATGTCTGAGCTGTAAATACCCTAGAATACTGGAAAGGTGTAAACCTTCACAGCCTTGTAAGTGGATGTGCCTCCGTACATTGAGGAATACCCCGACAGCTAAAGAGTCACGGAAACAAGTCagttaaaaattgaaaaaatgaaaactaatccACAGTGTtcagaaagaaggaaggaaagaagcagAACATAGCCACCAGGCCACGCCACCTGATCTGAAGAGAGCCGGAGAGTGCACAGTTGGGAACATGAAAAATTCCTGGACAAAAACGGATAGCACAATAATCATAGAAGAACTGACTTTACTAAAAGTAAACATGTTTGTTGCTGGATGTTACATGATGTTCTTAATTGCAATTGGGGGCTGTACCTGGatgtgtaacttgtttatacctcagcaaaaaagcagtcaagttgcacttgaaagactaacaaaataaattattttgttagtctttcaagtgctacttgactgcttttttgttttgatactatatagactaacacggctccttctctgttattgtttatacctgtgtataaaagcgtgttgaacaggggctgtgttgcgtgacctaggggatgacggagccCCCTTGCTGACAACTGAGTTGCGTCCATTGTCACAGCATGTGCATGTACCATCGTAAACTGGTGAGTCATACTGGGGACTCACGAGGGTGTTGGAGCCCATGCGCTATCGACAATAAATCTGGTTCCCGTTCCTTCTTACctcgcttgatttgtggttcgTGGGAGCCCTCAGCAGTCTGCGGTGTGGAATAACTGATCAGAGCCAGCATTGGCATTTGGAGAGGGCAAACACATACACATCCGGGGTATCAACATCGAATGGAGCAGGTTGGACGGCCGAGCACCACACCAGTAAAGACGTCCCAACTACAGGCCCAACAGCCTGTAAGCAGATACTTTGTTGATTGCCAAGGATGCTCCAGTGTCCCGGGTGCAACTAAGGGCTGTGAGAGCCTCCTGCAGGGCAAAGAGGCAGAAAACCGGGCAGGCTGTCTGAGCTCGCAGGGTGTTCTAGCATGGGATGTCACCAAGCCAGCGACAAATATGAACTCCTCCATCATCAATCAGGGACTCCCAGACAGTTCCCTCGGCCCCTCTCGCCTATCTCGCCTCCCAGACATTCCGAACTTTGCCGGGAAATGGTCAGGGacacccaagagcacaccactTTTTAATTCCTGGTCCCTAGAGACCAGCCTCTTCCCCCCAGATTAACTGGTGTCGTAGATCTCACACCACAGACAGCTCGAGTAGCCAGTTACGCCCACTACATATTTGAGAGTTTGTGCATGCGGCTTCCTCTCATCCTAACTTAAAGCCaggccagggtttggttgtgccaggacaatgggctgTGCCTGGAACACAAATGgatggctgcagtggggcagcaagCACGCGGGTCAGTCAGACCCTGAATTACCTACCTAGGGCAGTAagtgccccagctcccactgagcTGACCAccccggggaagcagctgctggctgggccacATGGTCCCACCACCCCAGATCAGCCCCAGAGATGAGCCACCAgccgccccctcctcctgccctaaGTGCGCCACACgcttcccaatcccctgccctaacttctgcacttcCACCTCCTCCCTGAACCACTCCACAcctcccaacccctgctctgcctcctgcacccccaccctctgccgagtccctgctcacccccccatccctgcctaGTGCAcccgcacacacacccccaagctcccgccctaactcctgcacccccactgcctcagccccctgccctgatgtACCGGAGCAACACTGAGTAAATCTCCCAGTAgtacactactactactactacttcttccactcctacatcttgaagTATGGGCCACTGATGACCATTCGCCaatgtcccctgtcctgggcgatcTTTCCCAGGTCTGACCAGGTGTATGCCacctttttagtgtctgccttcaggtctctacgcCAGATGTTTCCTGGgtaccctcttttcctttttccttgtgggttccaacttaaggcttgcttGGTGATGTTGGTGGCTGGTTTTCTGCAGGCATGTTCTATCCATCGCCACCTTCTTTTCCTGGTGTCTTCTGCAGCGGGATGTCGTGAGTGAACTGCAACAGGTCTTGTTTGTTGATGGTGTACGGCCAGTGGATTTGGAGGACTGACTGGGTCATGAAGACAACACCAGCAGAGAAAAGAAATGGGATCCAGTAGGCACGGTGGACCCAGCTGGACAACCTGGACTTTGCCAAGATCTAGcacttctgtcccacagccaCCGACAGATGCAAGAAATGACACGCCTTGCTGACATCTCAGATACAGTTGGCTTCAACATCCACAAGGACAAAACCAAGACCTTGAAAATCAACGTCAGTCGCACCGAGCTGGTCGTACGTGGTGGCAGGGCGCTGGACGAAGCTGAGTCTTTGCACGCCTGGGCAGCGTCATCGATAAAGAGGGAGGTGATGTGAGAGCGACGACTGgcaaagcaagaacagcttttctcctcCTAAAAAACACCCGGAACTCTAAGCGGATCAGAACTCGGACGAAGATCAgtatcggagggggagccgtgtccgtctggatctgcaaaagcaacgaggggtcctgtggcaccttgtagactaacagaaatgcacgagcattagctttcgtgggcaaagacccacttccagccccagccccagccctgccctcggGGTGTCGGCCCCGCCGGCCATGGGGCAGGCCCCGGAGCGCCCGCCCCACCCcgagagctgggggcagagctgggtgctgaGGCTGGGGGCGGACGCCCGGGGCCAGTGGGGCCTTGCCAGGAAGGTGTGgatggggcgcgggggggggggagaactgGGACCCCcagggagcgggggcggggaggcgaGTGCCccctggagggggcagagggaaagtgggtggcctgggggcagcagggcacagaccccGCCCCATGCCTCCCTCTCCAGGAGgcgagccccgccccctcccgccaTTGGAGGaggatccctggggggcggggccAAAGTGCAACCCCGCCCCCTCGTGGCAAGTGGAGCCACGCGCTGGAGGTCCGCCTCGTGGTGCCGCTCTCTGGGAGGTCTCTCTATGGTTCGCGCCGGCTACTTACCCCGGCACTTCCggtctttctgtttttttttctcaccacTTCCGGCAGGTGGGCATCCTCCCCGCTACGGGCCGCTCCCTCGGTGGTCCGGCTCCACCCGCTCCCCACGCCGGGAACCGGAAGTAACTGCGGGCGGAAGAGGGGCGGTTCCGGGTCACGTAGAGAAGAGGCCCGGCGGGTCCCGCAGGGGCTTCCGAGGAGGTGAGTGAGGCCCCGCCCCCGTTCACGGAGCCCCGCCCACCTTTCCTCCCCGTGGGGCCCCGCCCACCGGGCCGATAAGTCCCGCCCATAACAGGCCCCGCCCCTCACCTGAGCTACGCTCTTGGATGCCTCaccgtggggggaggggcgggagccaggactcctgggtccccagcgCTGAgggtggggttgggtgggggcagcggacaggactcctgggtccccagcgctgggggtggggttgggtcaGGGCGggggacaggactcctgggtccccagcgCTGAGGGTGGggtttggtgggggcaggggacaggactcctgggtccccagcgCTGGGGAcggggttgggtgggggcaggggacaggactcctgggtccccagcgctgggggcggggttgggtcagggcaggggacaggactcctgggttccaggcTGTGGGAGGTGAGTCCGTGCTGTTGACCTCGAACATTCAGacccccccagtcctgccctgcataGTCTGGGTTTGGCCTAACCGCCACGAGATTTAAGGACCCTAGCAATGAACATTGGGTGCGTTTCTTTGCTGCCCGCTTTTGGGGAGTGTTCGCTGCCCAGGTTTACACGGCCGCTGTTGGGACTCGCCCCTCCCCTTTGCCTGTCAGATGGGGAAGATGGGGAGATTCTCACTGTAGGAGGCTTAAGAAACCCCACAACTACCCCCGAACTGCGGGCGATGTCGCTCTGGCCTCGTAcagtgcttggggcagggaggccTTGTGGCCTAGTAAGTGGAACCTTGAACATGGATTAAACAGACCTGGCTTCTGTTCCCGGCTCTGCCACTCATCTGTGCAaacctgagcaagtcacttagcccTGAATGCATGAAAGGATCAGTCTCTATGATGCCTGATAGAATCACTGCAAGGCACTTAGTCGGGGTCAGGAGACTAGGCTGGCTAAACAATGAATGGGCAAAAAATGGTGCCTTAGACAGCAATGCACAAAAGCAAGCATGCTGGCTGGGAAGCCACTGAAACTACCCAAATGCCAGTGGGGTGTGCGTGCGCTAAGGCTCGTCCCTCCTTCTGTCTAGTGCTTTTAAACCCCTTTGAAAACACTTTATAGAGGAAGTTGTATCATAACCCGCATCTGTGGCACAAGGATGGGGGTGGAGCGTCTCCCTGCAGAGCCGGGAGTAGAAACCAAATGTCCTGAGTTCAGTGTTTGTCCAGCAGAGCGCTCCTAGCATAGGTGCAGCTTACACCAGCCAAACTCCGCTGGTCTTAGAAGACCATCTACACGAGGAACTGGCCCAGTAAACCTCTAGCCCCTTAAACCCCCACCTGAGCCTGTAGCAGTGTCACTAAGCCAAGGATACTAACCACCTCCTGCCCGGTGTTCCCTTTCCAATCCCTCACCTCTTCACACCTCACTTTCCCCTTTCCACAAACACCTGTACTCTTCAAAGGCTGCAGGCACACCCCTTTCCTTGCTCCATGTCCCCTGTGCGCAGGGATGGCCCCCAAAAGGGGAGAGGTGCGTAGGGTAGTAGGCAGAGGAAGGGAGTAGCTGGGCTCGGGGCAGATATGCTAGTTAGATTCatggagtttaaggccagaagtgacACCAGCTTGAGTCTGGTGTAACAGGCCACTGACAACCACCCCGCAGCTGCTgtcccttgtctctctctcttttcaggtTTTGCATGAAGCACTTCCCTGCAGtcctgctcaaagcagcagcTTATGATATCCCCACCCCGCCCAAGGTCCTCCACATGCCATTGATGTGTGCCTAGACCTTTGGTGAGCCGTAAGCACTCCCTGGTCTTTGGCAGGGAGACACGTCCCCTCTCCTTGTCCGCTCGGCCCCGAAGGAAGCAGCCATGGCTGAGGCAGTCCATTACATCCACCTGCAGAACTTCAGCAAGTCCCTGCTGGAGACGCTGAATGGGCAGCGCCTGGGCGGGCACTTCTGCGATGTGACGGTGCACATCCACGAGGCCACGCTGCGAGCCCACCGCTGCGTGCTGGCCGCAGGCAGCCCCTTCTTCCACGACAAGCTGCTGCTGGGCTACTCGGAGATCGAGGTGCCCGCCGTGGTGCCCAGCCAGGTGGTGCAGCAGTTGGTGGAGTTCATGTACAGCGGCTCGCTGGTGGTGGCCCAGTCTGAGGCCTTGCAGATCCTAACAGCTGCGTCCATTCTCCAGATCAAGACCGTCATCGACGAGTGCACCCAGATCATttcccagagccacagccccaagccgcccgctgcttcccctgctggACACCATGCAGTCCCCAGGCCgctggctgacaagccccaggagCCAACCAAGGAGAGCCCAGGTGTGGTCAGTCTCCCACCCCCGCGGCCTGGCGAGATGGAGACCCCCGGCCCTGTCCAGATGGAGACCCCCAAGCTGCTGGGTGCCTTGGAGGTGCGCTACAAGCTCCGCGAcctgctgtcccagcagaggccgctgggggagcccagggagagggcGGCCTCTGAGGGGGAGCTGGCAGTGGTCAGCAGCGACGGCGAGGGGCCTTACAGTGGGCTGCATCCGGCTGAGACtcagcccagctgccacagccGCAAACAGCGCCAGCCGGTGCGGCTCCAGCTGGCTGACGCCTTGCCCGTCATCATCaaggatgaagaggaggaggaggaagaggaggtgcGTGGGGGGAAGCTGAGCTGCTTCGGGGAATGTGGCGGGGgagccttccccagctgcagcgagGCTAAGGAgggtgggagtggtggggcaggCCGGAAGGATGGGGCACAGCTGGAGTACCCCACCGTGGAGGGGCAGGATTTCTTCAGCGGGCAGGACGTCTTCTCCGAGTCCTTCATCCCGGCCTGGCAGAGCGACGAGGGCGGCCAGGCTGTGGCCCGGGAGGGCGAGAAGTTCCACTCTGATTGCAGCCTGGAGGCTTCCAACATGCGGAATCTGGCTGGGGACTTCAAGCCAGCCCCTGGTGGCTTCCCAGCACCCGAGCCCCGCGGGCTGGCGTTCGTGTCCTCCCTGGGCATCCAGCAAGACCTGAAGGCTGAGGGAAGCGCCACCGGCcccgccgcccccacccccagcagcaacttccAGTTCCACCTGCCGCAGCCCCAGAGCTTCTATGGGGTCCAGCAGGAAGCCGGAGCCGCCAACCTGGTACAGCTCAGCCCCAGTGCCATGGTGACGGGCTCGCTGCACGGCGAGCAGGCCCAGCAGCGCCCGGGGCCTTCCCGCTGCGCCGATCCCGCCTACCAGtgcagccactgccagaagacctTCAGCTCCCGCAAGAACTACACCAAGCACATGTTCATCCACTCAGGTGAGAGGCTGGCGGGTTGTGGGGGCACACGCCCTTggctccttccccagccaatgagagctgcggaGTGAATTCTCtccctctgattggctggaagagCCTCAGCAGGGGTGGGATTGGTGGCCGAGCCAATAAATATTCCTGGGATCGTGCTGCTGAACAGTCAGGGCTGCTGTACTGGATGGTGTAGCAGCTGGAGGATCGGGGTGGGGGACCCATGAGACCTGTGACACACACACCGGTGTGCAGGAACCATCCCGGATGGGACTGGGGTCCCGGACCCCTGGGATGTCATGTCTCCAGTCCAAAAGCAGGGACAGCAGGCCCAAGCGAGGGAAGTGCTGTCATGGGAGCCCTTGCCCAGGAGCACCTCTCACTGATGCGGTGCAGCAGCACCGTTAcgtttctgcctcagtttccctagtgGGCCTTCTGTGAATCCAATGAGAATTCTGGGTGTTGAACGGGGCCCTTTAGCGTTAAGTTTATTTAGCCCAAAGGCAGAACATGGCACAAACAAGGCTGCACCTCAGTGCTTTAGCCGGAGAGGGAAATGGCTGGGCTAAGTGTATTTGGCAGGCTGGACCCCTCTTGCCCACCTCAGCTGGGGTCACACACAGAAAGGGGCTCTGCCCTCCTTTCTCCAGGACAGCAGGCGTCTGGGATGGGGGAGTCCAGCCTGAGCACGGGTTctccccagagctgcagaggGTGGAACTCCCTGCCT is from Carettochelys insculpta isolate YL-2023 chromosome 22, ASM3395843v1, whole genome shotgun sequence and encodes:
- the ZBTB45 gene encoding zinc finger and BTB domain-containing protein 45; the protein is MAEAVHYIHLQNFSKSLLETLNGQRLGGHFCDVTVHIHEATLRAHRCVLAAGSPFFHDKLLLGYSEIEVPAVVPSQVVQQLVEFMYSGSLVVAQSEALQILTAASILQIKTVIDECTQIISQSHSPKPPAASPAGHHAVPRPLADKPQEPTKESPGVVSLPPPRPGEMETPGPVQMETPKLLGALEVRYKLRDLLSQQRPLGEPRERAASEGELAVVSSDGEGPYSGLHPAETQPSCHSRKQRQPVRLQLADALPVIIKDEEEEEEEEVRGGKLSCFGECGGGAFPSCSEAKEGGSGGAGRKDGAQLEYPTVEGQDFFSGQDVFSESFIPAWQSDEGGQAVAREGEKFHSDCSLEASNMRNLAGDFKPAPGGFPAPEPRGLAFVSSLGIQQDLKAEGSATGPAAPTPSSNFQFHLPQPQSFYGVQQEAGAANLVQLSPSAMVTGSLHGEQAQQRPGPSRCADPAYQCSHCQKTFSSRKNYTKHMFIHSGEKPHQCSICWRSFSLRDYLLKHMVTHTGVRAFQCSICCKRFTQKSSLNVHMRTHRPERFQCCICNKFFSHRTLLERHVATHTAWKAGEPDAAAGPWKEKPDQGEGASVAAWKGNPGAEGPIAAWKGDSVAEGALPTQPTWKGDPAGEGAMSTHTA